One window from the genome of Cydia fagiglandana chromosome 21, ilCydFagi1.1, whole genome shotgun sequence encodes:
- the LOC134674974 gene encoding keratin, type I cytoskeletal 10-like, translating into MSHTGDEFVGRKKRKGGGGGGGGGGHDDGKKKMMMMAMMCMKMKMMMMIPAMMGMMGMMSFKGMMFSMMTFMMSKMMLLMKILEKKGGGGGGGGGGGGGGDGWAAGGGGGGAWMPAGGQDYGGGGGGGGYDANGQWQSRSIIENEKNEPIISYVTPLVRYNNNANGKKPYFTIKNLNDEVIKANVQSRERRDIVNGLESQKQKNKESISYVSTENQNDQFIQNAKEKSIKTISLNDVLQIQDIIENAEVEPNEPLLENNNNKAEEEKYSILNNINDDILNVNSAPRERRTRDNLQSQSTMKNVEKETYDPIISYITPLVRYNSNGKPYSIIKNLNNEAIKRNIKSRKKRGIIDVLQNTYQYWINQVLGRYKNKLNYPKYKIVNGVKYVYYPLRYIQKAKKPKVLTDGKPEEVKTIITAEDFNKGEIVEGPVESRMHKKKLTKMKDNVSETVDDNPWE; encoded by the exons ATGTCACACACAG GTGACGAATTCGTTGGTAGAAAGAAACGTAAAGGAGGGGGTGGAGGTGGGGGTGGTGGAGGTCACGACGACGGCAagaagaagatgatgatgatggcgaTGATGTGTATGAAGATGAAAATGATGATG ATGATCCCGGCGATGATGGGCATGATGGGAATGATGTCATTCAAGGGCATGATGTTCAGCATGATGACCTTCATGATGTCAAAG ATGATGTTATTAATGAAAATTCTCGAAAAGAAAGGGGGTGGCGGTGGAGGggggggcggcggcggcggcggtggtGAC GGTTGGGCAGCaggaggcggcggcggcggagcCTGGATGCCAGCAG GTGGACAAGActacggcggcggcggcggcggcggcggttaCGACGCAAACGGCCAATGGCAAAGCAGATCCATCAtcgaaaacgaaaaaaacgaaCCCATAATATCTTACGTCACGCCTTTAGTCAGATATAATAACAATGCAAATGGAAAGAAACCGTATTTTACGATTAAAAATCTAAACGACGAGGTTATTAAAGCGAATGTTCAATCGAGAGAAAGGAGAGATATTGTCAATGGGTTAGAAAGTCAAAAACAAAAGAATAAAGAATCAATATCATACGTTTCGACTGAAAATCAAAACGACCAGtttatacaaaatgcaaaagAGAAATCAATCAAAACGATATCGCTTAACGACGTGTTGCAAATCCAAGATATCATAGAAAATGCAGAAGTTGAACCCAATGAACCTCTTTtagagaataataataataaagcagAGGAAGAGAAATATTCAATACTAAATAATATAAACGACGACATTTTAAACGTGAATAGTGCACCAAGGGAAAGAAGAACCCGGGATAACTTGCAAAGTCAGTCTACTATGAAAAACGTAGAAAAAGAAACGTACGATCCAATCATATCATACATTACACCGTTAGTAAGATATAACTCTAACGGAAAACCGTATTCAATAATAAAGAACCTAAACAACGAAGCTATCAAAAGAAATATCAAATCAAGGAAGAAGAGAGGAATAATCGATGTCTTACAAAATACTTACCAGTACTGGATTAATCAAGTTCTTGGGCGATATAAAAACAAACTCAACTATCCAAAATACAAAATTGTAAATGGAGTGAAGTATGTTTACTATCCTTTACGGTATATTCAGAAAGCAAAGAAGCCTAAAGTTTTAACTGACGGTAAGCCAGAAGAAgttaaaacaataataacggCTGAGGATTTCAATAAAGGGGAAATAGTAGAAGGGCCTGTTGAAAGTAGAATGCATAAGAAGAAGCTTACAAAAATGAAAGACAATGTAAGTGAGACGGTTGATGATAATCCGTGGGAAtga